AGTGTTGGTAGCTCATTTTCATACGTAAGGCGAAAAAGAGGTAAGGGCCCATCTACTACAAATCGAGATAGAAACAATACCttgacaaaaatatataactttttatttccttatAATCAAAAAGAGGCccttgaaaaaaaaaatacaataaaaaattacaatcCTAACCATAATTCTACCAATTATACCCAATTAAAACACTCAAACAAAAACGAATCATTTTGcataataaatagtaaCTCAAAAGGGGAAATACAACATTTATACAATGTCAATAATAGAAagaataaagaaaataatagtaacatttttaatgaaaattctGCCCACAATTCGTTTATTAACGGAAATGGCGCCATATCACcctttaataatatacaaaatgaaaGCACAAACAATACCTATaacaattattatgaacatTATAATCCTgaacaaatgaaaaatccCTCTTTCTTATATAATACacatcataataatatgaatttgGGAAAGCAACATTTAtctaaaaataacattCCCAATGAATTACCCTTTAAATATAACCAGTATGAtgataaacataaatatcACACAAAAATGGGAACtagtatttataaatttactGATCAAAAtggaattaaaaataaagaatcgAATATTACGGATCATCgaaatttatatcattcaAAGATGAATAACACAAATTCTCCtattcaaaatttaaaaacaaattattcgTCAGAAAATACAAGTAAGAACAAAAACAATGCAAAAAATGTTGATCTTAAACCCGAAGAGAAAAATATCACACAAATTGGAAACGACAAAAACCATATTAactacaatttttataacaataaCTTAGTAATgcaaaatgataatattaacaattttgataaaaatggaaaaaatcaaaatatgattaaaaattcaaatgtGCAACAACACATAAATTGCATTCTCAAAACAAACAATAATCCAAAGGGCATGAATATGGAAAACACAATTCTCAATAatacttataaaaataacaatatattatattcacCAAACCAATACAATAAtgttaatacaaataatgatgCACAAACTTATCTTCAAAATATAGACAAATTTTATTGcgataaaaattatagcaATGTCAAAGATGGCATATCTGGTAACAACGAgatatatggaaaaaatcCACTTCAACACAAAGATAGccttttattaaattatcaaaatgcTACTCGACAAAGCCAAATAAACGCTAACAATGTTAAAGGAAATATGATACGCTCAATTTCAGCTTTTGAAAAGCCTATAAATAAACTAAAAGAGTATAATATTGATAAGCTTCTATACTCCAAAAGTAACACATGTAATGtagataatgataaaaaagaatatattccGTTTGAGCAAGAATTAAATCCTAATTCAATAAACCAAGACTCTGCTAtaccaaataataaaaatacaaggCTTAATCctttagaaaaattaacatcaaaatatagtgtggaaaataaaaataatgcaatccatgaaataaataatttatttaataaccCCAATGTATTAGACACTGCtgataatgatgataaaaataaaaatactgaAATGACTTCGAATCCCGATTTAGCAcaagaaaatttaaatgggAACAATATTGatcttataaataatgatttattaaatataaaaaagaatataaaggATTCACATGAATTTGACACAAAAGAAAGCGAATTAAATATCAACgacataaaatttaatgctCCTATTATGAATTCACATGACCTTGATTTTGAAacgttgaaaaaaaaacataatagaATTAATAGTGGAAATAATGCTAGTGCAATTGATGGcattaatgaaatattattgtcCATGTCAAAAAGGCGCAATGAATTAAATCCCCCATTGAATGCCTTAAATGAAGAACCACAAAACAATGATTTACATGAAAAACCAAAACACAGTAAACCTAATAAATTAGTAAAAACGAAacagaaaataaaaggTAATATTTTAGAAACCAGTTCCTCTATTTATAATCTAAAAACACAAAACCATCAAAATTTGGATAGCATTGCCAAATCTCAGGAGTCtatgtattttaaaatgaaaactCTGACGGaagtagaaaaaaaagcacTAGGTGATGATTATAATAACGCTACagtgtataaaaaatttgatccttgtaaaaataaaatcgaaACAGTAGCCAGAATTCATCAAAATGATACAAACGATAATGATTTTGTACCAAAAAAACTAGTAATAAGTAGTGAGTCATTCCGGTCTTTTTTTAGTAAACATATGAATGACATAGAAGATCTAAATAGTTCAGATAACAgatttatagaaaaatttGAACGTCTTAAAAGTAGTAATAAAGATACAAACAATTTATGTAACCTAAAAAACAATACTGTTAATactactaaaaaaaaagtaactAACTATAAAATGAATGCTTCCAGTGAATTGACTACAACGGGATCAGAATCACATTACTTAGGAAAAAAGAAAGCTTTAATAATTACACTAAGCTATAATGGTTTATTGGAAGGATGCAAAAATGATACTATTCAAATATGTAAGCATTTAGTAGAAtcctttaattttaatgaattgacattattaaatgattctaatttttgttataaaaattatgttgcACAAAAAgctactaaaaaaaatattataaatcatttacgtgattttattattaattctaATAATGgtgatattttatttttttattattgtggTTATTCTACCAAAATTATTGattcaaaatttaatgaGAATAACAATTTTGCATTATTACCACAAGATTATTCtagtaataaatatatatattcaaatgaaatatcccatataattaaaaaattaaaaggaGGTAAACAATTATGCATTATATTTGATACTACTTattcatcatattttgttcCGGCACCTATATCtataacatataataaaagaataaatGCAACTGAATTATCCAAAAATGAGCATTTACCATTTTCGTACAAGAAAAATActtattcatttaaaacttttggaaaaattaaagataGACACACCGATCCAATTTATGTAGAACATCTTAAGAAACCTGAAAGCAACAAATTcccagaaaaaaaacacacaaaagatgaaaatcAAGCCCTTGTTCCatccatatttttcttctCTCCTGATTTTCGAGATAGGAATGAATATGAGTTGCTCATGAATGGGAAAGTTAGGGGTAAGTACCTTTGAAAATGAGAATCAATATGTACATTACACAAATTCGAAAGTCAAATAttcgaaataaaaaacaaaaatatatacatttcatttatttgtatgcCATCA
This region of Plasmodium chabaudi chabaudi strain AS genome assembly, chromosome: 13 genomic DNA includes:
- a CDS encoding metacaspase-2, putative codes for the protein MRDMNIYSPLYSSYENINIYKRIKRISDNSELSTANISCGAKGKILVKDAENEKVGPINKNMTKNLENLEKNEKSQIVRIPPRGNNIKDLFFFQNINQENSALNGYNIPPNKMINSINPISYAYLMSNKNSFYNNAENYVNNLNNTLKNQINNIPNGDKNYTERYVLNGNNNATKPNVSKSVDKNKGNNYIPHNGHNLKNKNNMLYNYGNYIYNNYNEEVLNQYNQNANIYRSMSCDNVNNTNNRYSQPFDNNKLTFLGPFVPLIPNNNIKTNTKMRHGNNMINLSFIPKNNVQRRSSSYLLNPLKKDKQDYLNVNRKSLNPNDQLKKYNNKKYSFNFSDYLSFCENPMRSASIDQSVGSSFSYVRRKRGKGPSTTNRDRNNTLTKIYNFLFPYNQKEALEKKNTIKNYNPNHNSTNYTQLKHSNKNESFCIINSNSKGEIQHLYNVNNRKNKENNSNIFNENSAHNSFINGNGAISPFNNIQNESTNNTYNNYYEHYNPEQMKNPSFLYNTHHNNMNLGKQHLSKNNIPNELPFKYNQYDDKHKYHTKMGTSIYKFTDQNGIKNKESNITDHRNLYHSKMNNTNSPIQNLKTNYSSENTSKNKNNAKNVDLKPEEKNITQIGNDKNHINYNFYNNNLVMQNDNINNFDKNGKNQNMIKNSNVQQHINCILKTNNNPKGMNMENTILNNTYKNNNILYSPNQYNNVNTNNDAQTYLQNIDKFYCDKNYSNVKDGISGNNEIYGKNPLQHKDSLLLNYQNATRQSQINANNVKGNMIRSISAFEKPINKLKEYNIDKLLYSKSNTCNVDNDKKEYIPFEQELNPNSINQDSAIPNNKNTRLNPLEKLTSKYSVENKNNAIHEINNLFNNPNVLDTADNDDKNKNTEMTSNPDLAQENLNGNNIDLINNDLLNIKKNIKDSHEFDTKESELNINDIKFNAPIMNSHDLDFETLKKKHNRINSGNNASAIDGINEILLSMSKRRNELNPPLNALNEEPQNNDLHEKPKHSKPNKLVKTKQKIKGNILETSSSIYNLKTQNHQNLDSIAKSQESMYFKMKTLTEVEKKALGDDYNNATVYKKFDPCKNKIETVARIHQNDTNDNDFVPKKLVISSESFRSFFSKHMNDIEDLNSSDNRFIEKFERLKSSNKDTNNLCNLKNNTVNTTKKKVTNYKMNASSELTTTGSESHYLGKKKALIITLSYNGLLEGCKNDTIQICKHLVESFNFNELTLLNDSNFCYKNYVAQKATKKNIINHLRDFIINSNNGDILFFYYCGYSTKIIDSKFNENNNFALLPQDYSSNKYIYSNEISHIIKKLKGGKQLCIIFDTTYSSYFVPAPISITYNKRINATELSKNEHLPFSYKKNTYSFKTFGKIKDRHTDPIYVEHLKKPESNKFPEKKHTKDENQALVPSIFFFSPDFRDRNEYELLMNGKVRGLLTYCIGKSIELLKSNFSYHDVFLLSSQILLNIKKKYKIKYINFRLSFLNEHSPDDIKFLSHESLYLYKKRQIDEPLWKTSIRLGSINESIKSKFSTKMSELSLNISKMCLLIFIKDIQFFSKTKIDTSIEYFVSCFIKPKNVNILCVRRKNTKTQKIVRDKIFFLEYIVLALASIKNAKFYVELFKKKKKNYFVARSVFNIKNTDGRFSLVDEKENIIGIIDLNVKHIIEN